Proteins encoded within one genomic window of Enterococcus haemoperoxidus ATCC BAA-382:
- a CDS encoding DUF92 domain-containing protein produces the protein MTIFLYKLLLGFIVGSLIATFSYTTNLLTKSGAFAVIFIAGVVCGFGPWFTWLLLILFFGSSGCVHLAKKVMKIAKIDSIAEKGHTRDAWQVLANSLPAIISLVLFYYTENQLFMIGYVSAIAGATADTLGSEIGILSTQVPRSIITLKPIEPGLSGGVSILGSVASIFGSLLISFAFWLFFGWNHFSQLPTSVMIILPCICGIVNSIVDSLLGATLQAKYRCVICEQLTEQKKHHLQPSKLVNGISWFSNDWVNFFSGSLTVLLSWVIIFYMY, from the coding sequence ATGACTATATTTTTATATAAATTATTGCTAGGATTTATTGTAGGAAGTCTAATCGCCACATTCTCCTATACTACAAATTTACTCACAAAGTCTGGGGCTTTTGCTGTGATTTTTATTGCTGGTGTCGTTTGTGGATTTGGCCCGTGGTTTACTTGGTTGTTACTGATTTTATTTTTTGGTAGTTCTGGATGTGTACATCTAGCAAAAAAAGTGATGAAGATAGCTAAAATTGACTCTATTGCTGAAAAAGGTCATACTAGAGATGCTTGGCAAGTGCTTGCTAACAGTCTTCCAGCAATTATTTCCTTAGTTCTTTTCTACTATACAGAAAATCAATTATTTATGATTGGTTATGTTAGTGCCATCGCGGGTGCGACAGCCGATACTTTAGGATCTGAGATAGGTATTTTAAGTACACAAGTACCACGTTCGATTATTACACTTAAACCAATTGAACCAGGTCTTTCTGGTGGTGTTTCTATCCTTGGAAGTGTTGCCTCAATCTTCGGAAGCCTATTAATTTCATTTGCATTTTGGCTATTTTTCGGGTGGAATCACTTTTCTCAACTCCCAACAAGCGTCATGATTATTCTGCCATGTATTTGTGGCATTGTTAATTCTATTGTGGATAGTTTATTAGGAGCAACCCTTCAAGCAAAATATCGCTGTGTTATCTGTGAACAACTCACTGAACAAAAAAAACATCATTTACAACCAAGTAAGCTAGTTAACGGTATCTCATGGTTTTCTAATGATTGGGTGAATTTTTTTAGCGGTTCTTTGACGGTCTTATTAAGTTGGGTCATTATTTTTTATATGTACTAA
- a CDS encoding MgtC/SapB family protein: MDINLTVPEIIIRLCLAMLIGGVIGFERQYKNRPAGMRTHILVCMGATIIALIQVEIAASTLQDAVNHPELTGVIRSDQARLIAQVVSGIGFLGAGTIIVTKQSVTGLTTAASLWAVAGLGIAIGMGYYAIAITSFIGVFVALTVVRKVIHVPTTKKLEIRYIHKQETKEFINQYFEEHKIEIEDVNFNVVLVDDTQIYTNIYTIDLPKGMTYAEVIEDLSIYKNITKLRLVSI, from the coding sequence ATGGATATAAATTTAACAGTTCCTGAGATTATTATTCGACTATGTTTAGCTATGCTGATTGGCGGAGTGATTGGATTCGAACGGCAATATAAAAACCGGCCTGCTGGTATGAGGACGCATATTTTGGTTTGTATGGGTGCTACTATCATTGCACTGATTCAAGTTGAAATAGCTGCGAGTACTTTGCAAGATGCTGTTAATCATCCTGAATTGACTGGTGTGATCCGTTCTGACCAAGCACGGTTGATTGCTCAAGTAGTGAGTGGAATCGGTTTTTTAGGTGCTGGAACAATTATTGTGACTAAACAATCTGTAACAGGTTTAACAACAGCCGCTTCACTTTGGGCTGTGGCAGGCTTAGGTATTGCAATTGGTATGGGGTATTATGCGATTGCAATCACTAGTTTCATTGGTGTTTTTGTTGCATTGACTGTTGTGAGAAAAGTGATTCATGTACCTACTACAAAAAAATTAGAAATCCGCTATATACACAAACAGGAAACAAAAGAATTTATCAATCAGTATTTTGAAGAACATAAAATCGAAATCGAAGATGTAAACTTCAATGTAGTATTAGTTGATGATACACAAATTTACACGAATATTTATACGATTGATTTACCTAAAGGAATGACGTATGCAGAAGTTATAGAAGATTTATCAATCTATAAAAATATAACGAAGCTTCGTTTGGTAAGCATTTAA
- a CDS encoding LCP family protein encodes MKLWKKVILTALGLVLVSVAGFCAYGIKMYSDATGTVKGVYESIDRTSKRRDTAVNIDAQEPFSVLLMGIDTGDLGRTEQGRSDTTMVVTINPKEKKSTMISLDRDILTEIVGYGTEDKLNHAYAFGGAKGGAKMAIDTVENLLDIPIDNYVSINMKGLKDLIDAVGGIEVDNPFEFTLDGITVPKGHIKLDSETGLAYARMREEDPEGDIGRQRRQREVVEKIVNKIISLDGISKYRKILDAVKDNVRTDLTWDNMVDIQKKYMPAFKNIDSLQLEGEGTMIGGIYYQILDPTKLYEVQTKLRSQLGLPENKDMQAKDSSNYSNQISGNETGSYDGASDAATNYDYSQDGTNVDPNSYTDQNVADEGQY; translated from the coding sequence ATGAAGTTATGGAAAAAAGTAATATTAACTGCTTTAGGATTAGTTCTTGTTTCCGTTGCGGGTTTCTGTGCATATGGGATTAAAATGTATTCAGATGCAACTGGTACAGTAAAAGGTGTGTATGAATCGATCGACCGGACTTCTAAAAGAAGAGATACGGCTGTAAATATTGATGCGCAAGAACCTTTTTCAGTTTTACTGATGGGAATTGATACTGGTGACTTGGGACGGACAGAGCAAGGTCGTTCTGATACAACAATGGTAGTTACAATTAATCCTAAAGAAAAAAAATCTACAATGATTAGTTTAGATAGAGATATCCTAACTGAGATTGTTGGATATGGTACAGAAGATAAATTGAATCATGCTTATGCTTTTGGTGGAGCTAAAGGTGGAGCTAAGATGGCGATTGATACAGTAGAGAATTTATTGGATATCCCAATAGATAACTATGTATCGATTAATATGAAAGGTTTAAAAGATTTAATTGACGCTGTAGGCGGCATTGAAGTTGATAATCCTTTTGAATTTACACTAGATGGTATTACAGTTCCAAAGGGTCATATCAAGCTTGATAGTGAGACTGGATTGGCATATGCAAGGATGCGTGAAGAAGATCCAGAAGGCGATATAGGACGTCAAAGAAGACAGCGAGAAGTTGTCGAAAAAATTGTGAATAAGATCATCAGTTTAGATGGTATTTCAAAATACAGAAAAATTTTGGACGCAGTAAAAGATAATGTAAGAACGGATTTAACTTGGGATAATATGGTAGATATTCAGAAGAAGTATATGCCAGCCTTTAAAAATATTGACTCTCTACAGCTAGAGGGGGAAGGTACAATGATTGGTGGTATCTATTACCAAATCTTAGATCCAACTAAACTCTACGAAGTGCAAACAAAATTACGGTCTCAATTAGGGTTACCAGAAAATAAAGACATGCAGGCAAAAGATAGCAGTAATTACAGTAATCAGATTAGTGGGAATGAGACGGGTTCTTATGATGGAGCGTCTGATGCAGCTACTAATTATGATTATAGTCAAGATGGTACGAATGTTGATCCCAATTCCTATACAGATCAAAATGTAGCGGATGAGGGCCAATATTAG
- the nagB gene encoding glucosamine-6-phosphate deaminase, producing MKIIKVANAEEGGKKAFELIKEGMDKGAKVLGLATGSTPETLYKEMTASDLDFTDMTSVNLDEYVGLGGDDDQSYRYFMNDQLFNKKPFKNTYVPNGKADDLATECKHYESIIDSNPIDIQILGIGQNGHIGFNEPGTPLDSLTHVVELTESTINANKRNFEKVEDVPTRAVSMGIGSIMKGKKMILMAYGEAKADAIKGMIDGPVSVDLPASALQNHSDVVVIIDEAAASKL from the coding sequence ATGAAAATTATCAAAGTAGCAAACGCAGAAGAAGGCGGAAAAAAAGCATTTGAACTAATCAAAGAAGGTATGGATAAGGGTGCAAAAGTTTTGGGGCTTGCGACAGGAAGTACACCTGAAACATTGTATAAAGAAATGACTGCAAGTGATTTAGATTTTACAGACATGACTTCTGTAAATTTAGATGAATATGTTGGCTTAGGTGGAGACGATGATCAAAGTTATCGTTATTTCATGAATGATCAATTATTCAATAAAAAACCATTTAAAAACACATACGTACCAAACGGAAAAGCGGACGATTTAGCGACTGAATGCAAGCACTACGAAAGCATTATCGATAGTAACCCGATCGATATTCAAATTCTAGGTATTGGTCAAAATGGACATATTGGTTTTAATGAACCAGGAACTCCGTTAGATAGTTTAACGCATGTCGTTGAATTGACAGAATCTACAATCAATGCGAATAAACGTAATTTTGAAAAAGTAGAAGATGTACCAACAAGAGCTGTTTCAATGGGAATCGGTTCAATCATGAAAGGTAAAAAAATGATTTTAATGGCTTATGGTGAAGCGAAAGCCGATGCGATCAAAGGAATGATCGATGGACCTGTTTCTGTTGATTTACCTGCAAGTGCTTTACAAAATCATTCAGATGTTGTTGTCATCATCGATGAGGCGGCAGCAAGTAAATTATAA
- a CDS encoding lipopolysaccharide biosynthesis protein yields MKKFISKLIGFSLGPILGAAISFLTIPVTTYYINPAEFGKASMFSVIQYFLLSIIYLGIDQSYTREYHRDDNKIKIFQNALLIPVLAAVLLCTITILFKKQFSILFFSNPNYTQISILFGIMIIFSVIERFILLSIRMAEKAVEYSIFSIFLKIVIFVFTLVLVLVGKRTFLTIVYATIFGQFFGDIFLILKYRHLFKINVDIFDSNLMKKMLIFGIPLIIAASLSNLLNTSSRFFLRGYSTFYELGIYTAALKISNILQIIQSAFTSFWVPTAYRWDKEKKDIKHFSFISDMLLLIMTIGFFFVLFFKKYIVLILSNDYAEAQYIAGLLALTPILYTLSETTTLGIVFSGRSYYNIWISILSIIPNIILNYLLVPKFGTVGAAISTAFSYIIFCIARTYFSRKCNFKISFFKQIICIILFFIAACMNTFPYEYSSLVTLLLFLATLLVQASTFSKILEIRNNSKLWNFE; encoded by the coding sequence ATGAAAAAATTTATTTCCAAACTAATAGGATTTTCTTTAGGGCCCATTTTGGGAGCTGCGATTTCATTTTTAACGATCCCTGTTACAACTTACTATATAAATCCGGCAGAATTCGGGAAAGCGAGCATGTTTTCAGTTATTCAATATTTTTTGTTATCAATTATTTATTTGGGAATAGACCAATCATACACAAGAGAGTATCACAGAGATGACAATAAAATTAAAATTTTTCAAAATGCTTTATTAATTCCTGTATTAGCTGCTGTTTTGTTATGTACTATAACTATTCTATTTAAAAAACAATTTTCTATCTTATTTTTCTCTAATCCAAATTATACGCAAATAAGTATCCTATTTGGAATAATGATTATCTTTTCAGTTATTGAGAGGTTTATCTTATTGTCAATTAGAATGGCCGAAAAAGCTGTAGAATACTCAATTTTTTCAATATTTTTAAAAATTGTAATATTTGTTTTTACATTGGTGCTAGTTTTGGTTGGAAAAAGAACATTTTTAACAATCGTATATGCAACGATATTTGGGCAATTTTTTGGAGATATATTTTTGATTTTAAAATATAGACATCTTTTTAAAATAAATGTAGATATATTTGATAGTAACTTAATGAAAAAGATGCTTATTTTTGGTATACCTTTAATAATCGCTGCATCTTTAAGTAATCTTTTGAATACTTCGAGTAGATTCTTTTTAAGAGGATATAGTACTTTTTATGAATTAGGTATTTACACGGCGGCCTTGAAGATTTCAAATATTTTACAAATTATTCAAAGTGCGTTTACTAGCTTTTGGGTTCCAACTGCGTATAGGTGGGATAAAGAAAAAAAAGATATCAAACATTTTTCTTTTATAAGTGATATGTTGCTTTTAATCATGACTATAGGTTTCTTTTTTGTCTTGTTTTTTAAAAAATATATTGTTTTGATATTGTCTAATGACTATGCTGAAGCACAATATATAGCTGGATTGTTGGCTTTGACGCCTATATTATATACATTGAGTGAAACTACTACTCTAGGAATCGTTTTTTCAGGTAGAAGTTATTATAATATTTGGATTAGTATTCTATCGATTATTCCTAATATTATTTTGAATTATCTTTTGGTTCCTAAGTTTGGTACTGTAGGAGCCGCAATCTCTACGGCGTTTTCTTATATAATTTTCTGTATTGCTAGAACATATTTTTCTAGAAAATGTAACTTTAAGATTAGTTTCTTTAAGCAAATTATTTGTATAATCTTGTTTTTTATCGCAGCTTGCATGAATACATTCCCATATGAATATTCTAGTCTCGTCACGTTGCTTCTATTTTTGGCTACATTATTAGTGCAGGCTTCAACGTTCAGTAAAATTCTTGAAATTAGAAACAATTCGAAACTTTGGAATTTTGAATAG
- the nrdE gene encoding class 1b ribonucleoside-diphosphate reductase subunit alpha: protein MSLKEIKDVSYFKLNNEINRPVDGQIPLHKDKEALEAFFKENVLPNTRTFNTIEEKINYLIDNDYLETAFIEKYSMAFIEQLYTFLAEQHFEFKSFMAAYKFYSQYALKNNEGTEYLESYEDRVAFNALYFADGNEELALILADEMIHQRYQPATPSFLNAGRKRRGELVSCFLIQVTDDMNSIGRSINSALQLSRIGGGVGITLANLREAGAPIKGYEGAASGVVPVMKLFEDSFSYSNQLGQRQGAGVVYLNVFHPDIEMFLSTKKENADEKVRVKTLSLGVVVPDKFYELARNNEDMYLFSPYSVEREYGVPFSYVDITKEYDNLVANPKIRKRKIKARDLENEISKLQQESGYPYIINIDTANRSNPAYGKIIMSNLCSEILQVQTPSVLNGKQEYETLGTDISCNLGSTNIVNLMDSPDFGKSVRAMTRALTFVTDASDIDVVPSIQNGNRLSHTIGLGAMGLHTFFAKNHMEYGSKDSLDFTNVYFTLLNYWTLVESNNIAKQYNETFHNFEKSDYANGSYFDKYIEGDFTPQSDKVKEIFKDIFVPTSEDWANLRDAVKKDGLYHQNRLAVAPNGSISYINDTSASIHPITRMIEERQEKKIGKIYYPAPHLANDTIPYYTSAYDMDMRKVIDVYATAQQHVDQGMSLTLFMRSEIPEGLYEWKDSPKQTTRDLNILRHYAFHKGVKSIYYVRTFTDDAEEIGSNQCESCVI from the coding sequence GTCCTTCCTAATACAAGAACCTTCAATACTATAGAAGAAAAAATTAATTACTTGATCGACAATGATTATTTAGAAACAGCATTTATTGAAAAATATTCTATGGCTTTTATTGAACAATTATACACATTTCTTGCTGAACAACATTTTGAATTTAAATCATTTATGGCAGCTTACAAGTTTTATTCACAATATGCGCTTAAAAACAATGAAGGAACTGAATACTTAGAAAGTTATGAAGACCGTGTGGCTTTTAATGCCTTGTATTTCGCTGACGGAAATGAAGAATTAGCTTTAATTCTAGCCGACGAAATGATCCACCAACGTTATCAACCTGCTACACCTTCTTTCTTGAATGCTGGACGTAAACGCCGTGGCGAGCTTGTTTCTTGTTTCTTGATTCAAGTAACAGATGATATGAACAGCATTGGTCGTTCAATCAACTCAGCTTTACAGTTATCACGTATCGGTGGCGGTGTGGGTATCACATTAGCAAACTTACGTGAGGCAGGTGCACCCATTAAAGGATACGAAGGAGCTGCCAGCGGCGTAGTTCCTGTCATGAAATTGTTCGAAGATAGCTTTAGCTATTCTAATCAATTAGGCCAACGTCAAGGTGCTGGAGTAGTGTATCTAAACGTCTTCCATCCAGATATCGAAATGTTCCTTTCAACGAAGAAAGAAAATGCGGATGAAAAAGTTCGTGTGAAGACTTTATCTTTAGGCGTTGTGGTTCCTGATAAATTTTACGAATTAGCACGTAATAATGAAGATATGTATCTATTTAGCCCATACAGTGTTGAACGTGAGTATGGTGTGCCATTCTCTTATGTTGATATTACAAAAGAATACGATAATCTTGTGGCTAACCCTAAGATTCGTAAACGTAAAATCAAAGCCCGTGATCTAGAAAATGAAATTTCTAAATTACAACAGGAATCCGGCTATCCATATATCATCAACATTGATACAGCGAACAGAAGCAATCCAGCTTATGGCAAAATCATCATGAGTAACTTATGTTCAGAAATCTTACAAGTTCAAACACCATCAGTTTTAAATGGCAAACAAGAATATGAAACACTTGGTACAGATATCAGCTGTAACTTAGGTTCAACCAACATCGTCAATTTGATGGACAGTCCTGACTTTGGTAAATCAGTTCGTGCTATGACACGTGCCTTAACATTTGTTACGGACGCGTCAGATATCGATGTGGTTCCTTCTATTCAAAACGGAAACAGATTAAGTCATACAATCGGACTTGGTGCGATGGGCCTGCATACGTTCTTTGCTAAAAATCATATGGAATATGGTTCTAAAGATTCACTAGATTTCACCAATGTTTACTTTACTTTATTGAACTACTGGACTTTAGTAGAAAGCAATAACATTGCTAAACAATACAATGAAACCTTCCATAATTTTGAAAAATCCGATTATGCTAATGGTTCCTATTTTGATAAATATATTGAAGGAGATTTCACTCCACAATCAGATAAAGTCAAAGAAATTTTTAAAGACATTTTTGTTCCAACTTCTGAAGACTGGGCAAACTTACGTGATGCAGTGAAAAAAGACGGTCTATATCACCAAAATCGGTTAGCTGTCGCTCCGAATGGTTCTATTTCTTATATCAATGATACAAGTGCTAGTATCCACCCAATCACTCGCATGATTGAAGAGCGCCAAGAAAAGAAAATCGGTAAAATTTATTACCCAGCTCCTCATTTAGCAAATGACACAATTCCTTATTACACATCTGCTTATGATATGGATATGCGTAAAGTGATCGATGTTTATGCAACAGCGCAACAACATGTGGATCAAGGTATGAGTTTAACATTGTTTATGCGTTCTGAAATTCCAGAAGGTTTATATGAATGGAAAGATTCACCAAAACAAACAACTCGTGATCTGAATATTTTACGCCACTATGCTTTCCATAAAGGTGTTAAATCAATTTATTATGTACGAACATTTACTGATGATGCCGAAGAAATTGGAAGTAACCAATGTGAGAGTTGTGTCATCTAA
- a CDS encoding acyltransferase family protein, with translation MSVKNDTCLLVIKNVHEKTVYFHNKINNEKGDNLSSRVQWIDYAKGVGILSIILGHSGFPQMKYLFWFHVPLFFIISGFLNKRGYEQKFTDFFRKKIISLWIPYYVYGILCILLFQVLVWEFDASFICKELLKLIYSGTKVTGIIGAFWFIPVLFFTEIIFYFYQKINKKAIKIAFLFTCYFTFQLVFQYITLPMDINVIPIAIVFFSIGVYMKENWQRRVIISKLAIVILLVFMFFFHLKLVDLNIDLKNAVASPLIINIIVPVAICQLIFVISIFLEKKKGLPLNMLAFFGKESLYFMLTHNLIINFLEVKGVHSWYIVFIITIIVSLLLYYPIILITQYIIKIINVSNWRS, from the coding sequence ATGAGTGTGAAGAATGATACTTGTTTACTAGTTATTAAAAATGTACATGAGAAGACTGTTTATTTTCATAATAAGATTAATAATGAAAAAGGTGATAACTTGTCAAGTAGGGTTCAGTGGATTGATTATGCTAAGGGAGTGGGCATACTTTCTATTATTTTAGGTCATTCAGGATTTCCACAAATGAAGTATCTGTTTTGGTTCCATGTTCCGTTGTTTTTTATAATAAGTGGATTTTTGAACAAAAGGGGATATGAACAAAAATTTACAGATTTTTTTCGCAAAAAAATTATTTCATTGTGGATCCCATACTATGTATATGGAATTTTATGTATTTTACTTTTTCAAGTATTAGTTTGGGAATTTGACGCATCTTTTATATGTAAAGAACTCCTCAAGCTTATTTATAGTGGTACGAAAGTTACAGGAATTATAGGTGCTTTTTGGTTTATCCCAGTGCTTTTTTTTACTGAAATTATATTTTATTTTTACCAAAAAATAAACAAAAAGGCTATTAAAATTGCTTTTTTGTTTACATGCTATTTTACATTTCAGCTCGTTTTTCAGTATATAACTTTACCTATGGACATTAACGTGATTCCTATAGCTATAGTTTTCTTTTCCATAGGTGTATATATGAAAGAGAATTGGCAACGGAGAGTGATAATTAGTAAATTAGCAATAGTTATTTTGCTAGTATTCATGTTTTTCTTTCATTTAAAATTAGTAGACTTGAATATTGATTTGAAAAATGCTGTGGCATCACCATTAATTATAAATATAATAGTTCCAGTGGCAATATGTCAGCTTATTTTTGTCATATCAATATTTTTAGAAAAAAAGAAAGGCCTTCCGCTGAATATGTTAGCTTTTTTTGGAAAAGAAAGTCTATATTTTATGTTAACACATAATTTGATAATTAATTTTTTAGAAGTAAAAGGTGTACATAGTTGGTATATAGTTTTTATAATAACTATCATTGTATCTCTGTTACTCTATTACCCGATTATATTAATAACACAGTATATTATAAAAATAATAAATGTTTCCAATTGGAGGAGTTAA
- the nrdF gene encoding class 1b ribonucleoside-diphosphate reductase subunit beta — translation MATYYEAINWNAIEDVIDKSTWEKLTEQFWLDTRIPLSNDLDDWRTLSDLEKTTVGYVFGGLTLLDTVQSESGMEQLRNDVRTPHEEAVLNNIQFMESVHAKSYSSIFSTLNTKKEIDDIFEWTNTNVYLQTKAEKINEIYKNGTPLEKKVASVFLETFLFYSGFYTPLYYLGNNKLANVAEIIKLIIRDESVHGTYIGYKFQLGFNELTEAEQNDMKDWMYNLLYELYENEERYTEELYDGLGWTEEVKTFLRYNANKALMNLGMDPLFADTANDVNPIVMNGISTGTSNHDFFSQVGNGYLLGTVEAMKDDDYLIGME, via the coding sequence ATGGCAACGTATTATGAAGCAATTAACTGGAATGCTATCGAAGATGTAATCGATAAATCAACTTGGGAAAAGCTAACGGAACAATTTTGGTTAGATACTCGTATCCCTCTATCAAATGATCTAGATGACTGGAGAACTCTTTCAGACCTCGAAAAAACAACTGTAGGCTATGTCTTTGGCGGTTTGACACTATTAGATACTGTTCAGTCTGAAAGTGGGATGGAACAGTTAAGAAATGATGTCCGTACACCACATGAAGAAGCTGTTTTAAACAATATCCAGTTTATGGAATCTGTTCATGCAAAAAGCTATTCATCAATCTTTAGTACATTAAATACTAAAAAAGAAATCGATGATATCTTCGAATGGACAAATACCAATGTGTATTTGCAAACTAAAGCTGAGAAAATCAACGAGATTTATAAAAATGGTACACCGTTAGAAAAGAAAGTTGCTAGTGTGTTTTTAGAAACTTTCTTATTCTACTCTGGTTTTTATACGCCTTTGTACTACTTAGGAAATAACAAACTAGCAAATGTCGCTGAAATCATCAAATTAATCATTCGTGATGAATCTGTTCATGGTACTTATATTGGATACAAATTCCAATTAGGGTTTAACGAATTAACTGAAGCAGAACAAAATGATATGAAAGATTGGATGTATAATCTTCTTTACGAGTTATATGAAAATGAAGAACGTTATACAGAAGAACTATATGACGGATTAGGCTGGACTGAAGAAGTAAAAACATTCCTACGTTACAATGCCAATAAAGCATTGATGAACCTTGGTATGGATCCACTGTTTGCTGATACAGCGAATGATGTCAACCCAATCGTGATGAACGGTATTTCTACTGGTACAAGTAATCATGATTTCTTCTCACAAGTCGGTAATGGTTATTTATTAGGAACCGTTGAAGCTATGAAAGATGATGATTATCTGATTGGTATGGAATAA
- a CDS encoding nucleotide sugar dehydrogenase, with protein sequence MKISIFGLGYVGLANALLLSQREEVIAYDIDDEKINMLNEQISPLDDAEIHHFLERSDLNLKFTKDFINAVEFGDFLIIATPTDYDEKKNYFDTTTVEFVIEKSLEIRPDACFIIKSTVPVGYTESLKKKYNTNNIIFSPEFLREGKALYDNLYPSRIIIGECSERAQEIANMFLENTVEKNSEILLTNSAEAEAIKLFSNTYLALRVAYFNELDTYAEVRNLNAKQIIEGVGLDPRIGTHYNNPSFGYGGYCLPKDTKQLRANYDQVPNNIIGAIVEANTTRKDFIADQILAKNPKVVGIYRLTMKANSDNFRYSSIQGIMKRLKAKGIDVIIFEPTLKEDSFYHSNVIRDLKEFKKLSDIIVSNRFEDDLSDCEEKVYTRDIFRRD encoded by the coding sequence ATGAAAATATCAATCTTTGGTCTTGGTTATGTTGGTTTAGCAAATGCATTATTATTGTCACAAAGAGAAGAAGTGATTGCGTATGATATTGATGATGAAAAAATTAATATGCTTAATGAACAAATCTCTCCTTTGGATGATGCAGAGATCCATCATTTTTTAGAAAGATCTGATTTGAATCTCAAATTTACAAAAGACTTCATAAACGCAGTTGAGTTTGGGGACTTTCTAATCATTGCGACACCAACAGACTATGATGAAAAGAAAAATTATTTCGATACTACAACTGTTGAGTTTGTCATAGAAAAAAGCTTAGAAATCAGACCTGATGCGTGTTTTATTATTAAATCAACTGTTCCTGTAGGATATACAGAATCTTTAAAGAAAAAATACAATACTAACAACATCATATTCTCACCGGAATTCCTTCGTGAAGGAAAAGCTCTCTACGATAATCTCTATCCGTCTAGAATCATAATAGGTGAATGCTCAGAGCGAGCTCAAGAAATCGCAAATATGTTTTTAGAAAATACAGTCGAAAAAAATAGTGAGATTCTATTAACTAATTCTGCTGAAGCAGAGGCAATCAAGTTATTTTCTAACACATATTTAGCTTTGAGAGTTGCCTATTTTAATGAGTTGGACACTTATGCTGAAGTTCGTAATTTAAATGCAAAACAGATTATTGAAGGCGTTGGTCTAGATCCTAGAATCGGCACGCATTATAATAATCCTTCATTTGGTTACGGAGGCTATTGTCTTCCAAAAGATACAAAACAATTAAGAGCAAATTATGATCAAGTCCCCAATAATATTATTGGAGCAATCGTAGAAGCAAACACAACAAGAAAAGATTTTATTGCTGATCAGATTTTAGCAAAAAATCCTAAAGTTGTAGGAATATATAGACTGACAATGAAAGCAAACTCTGATAATTTTAGATATTCTTCAATTCAAGGAATAATGAAACGATTAAAAGCAAAAGGAATAGATGTAATTATATTTGAACCCACATTAAAAGAAGATTCTTTCTATCATTCAAATGTTATCAGAGATCTTAAAGAATTTAAAAAATTGTCTGATATAATTGTTTCCAATCGATTCGAAGATGATTTGAGTGATTGTGAAGAGAAAGTTTATACTCGAGACATATTTAGGAGAGATTGA